The window CCGCGTCCGCCGGCCGGGCTCCGGCAGCCGGACGAACGAGCCCGCCCCGCGGTCGCTCGCCAGGAAGCCCCGCTCACGCAGGATCCGGTACGCGGCGGTGACGGTGTTGCGGCTGAGCCCGCACTGGACGGCGAAGGTCCGCTCGGCCGGGAGCCGGGCGCCGGCCGGCAGCCGGCCGTCGGAGATCAGCACCTGGAAGGCCTCCGCGAGGTCCGCGTAGGCCGGGCCGGCCGCTCTCCACTCGCCGAGCATCCGCACGACCTGGGAGGCCGTCAGCGCGTAGCTCAACGCGCCGACGGACCGGCGGAGGCGAGGTCCGCTTCGGTCCCGCTGAAGGGGGAGTTCAGCCGGACGCCCACCGAGCAGGGCACCGGACCGGTCCGGGCGGCGGTGGCGTTGGTCAGCATCTCGCCCAGCTGCCGGGCGTTCTCCTCGGTGAGGATGAACTCGATGCGGTCGCACCGCTCGGAGTTCCGGCCGTGCCGGCCGACCAGGACGTGGAGGGAGACGTTGCCCTCCGCGTCGAGCGTGGCCGTGACCGTCCCGTCGACCACTCCGGGGATCACGTCGCTGAACTGGCCCGAATCAATCTGAGGTGTCGTCATCATTGGCTTCCTCTCATCGGTGTGGCGGCACGCGCCGGGGCGCGTCGGGGCGGTCGTCGGCTCAGGCCGGACCGGACTGCGGGAAGTCGGAGGAGTGCTCCGGGGCCAGCTGGGCGCCGGGGCGCAGCGCCACGGCCGCGTGGTTCACGGCGGTGGCGGCCTCGCCGAACCCGACCGAGATCAGCGGGACCCGGCCCTCGTAGGTGCAGCCGTCACCGACCGCGTAGACCTGCGGCAGGCTGGTCCGCATCGCCGGGTCGACCAGGATCTGGCGGTTCTCCAGCTTCAGGCCCCAGTCGGCGATGGGGCCCAGCTGGGAGGAGAAGCCGAGCGCGGCGACCAGCGCCTGGGCGGGCAGCTCCAGTTCGCCCTCGGCCCCCCGGACGGTGACGCCCTCCAGCCGGTCCGCGCCGTGGCAGGCGGTGACCTGGGCGTCGGTGACGACCCGGACCGGGGCGGCGTACAGCTGCTTCACGCTGTGCTCGTGGGCCCGGAAGCTGCCGCGCCGGTGGACGACGGTGACCGACCGGGCGATCGGGGCCAGTGCCAGTGCCCAGTCCACCGCGCTGTCGCCGCCGCCGACGATCACCACGTCCCGGTCGCGGTGCTCCTCCAGCCGGGGCACGTGGTAGGCGACGCCCCGGCCCTCGAAGGGCAGCGAGCACGGCAGGGTTCGGGGCACCACGCGGCCGATGCCGGCCGAGATCACCACCGCCCCGGCGAGGACCCGGCTGCCCGCGTCGGTGGTGATCTCCCACCCGGCGCCGTTCGGCGTGAGGGTGGTGGCGGTCTGCCCGAGCAGGTAGCGGGGGTCGAAGGTCGCCGCCTGCTCCAGCAGGTTGTCGACCAACTCCCGCCCCTTGACCGCGACATGGCCGGCCACGTCGTACAGCCGCTTCTCGGGGTACAGCGCGGCGACCTGGCCGCCCGGCTGCTCCAGCGCGTCGATGACCGCGCTGGTCAGGCCGCGGAAGCCGGCGTAGTAGGCGCCGTACAGGCCCGCGGGGCCGGCTCCGACGATGGCGATGTCGACAGTGGACTCGGTGGCTGGCGCCACGGCCGTCTCCTTTGGTGTTCGGAAGCAGGGATGGTCGCGGTCCGGCCGGCCAGGGCGCCGGCCCGGGATCCGGGGCCGGCGGTGCCGGCGCGCTGCGGGCGCCGGGCACGGGAGAAGGCGGGACGGACGCGCGGAGAGCCACCACGCCGGGGGCTCTCGTCGCACTCACGGCAGCAGCGCGTCGATCCTCGCAACGCCTCTGATCGAGCGTCAAGAAGCCTTGGGTCGGCCATCGTCCGGGACGTCGGCGCGCTGGGCGAGCTCCTCGGCGAAGCGGCTCCACTCGCGCGCGAAGCTGCTCGCCAGGTCGGCCACGGCGGCGGCGCAGTGCGGCGGCACGGCGGCGATCAGCTCCTGACCGGTCCGCGCGTCGAAGTCGTGGGTGCCCAGCCAGCGCAGCAGCAGCCGGCCGGATTCGGTGAACCGCAGCGACGGGTCCTTGGCGAGCCGCTCCAGGATGCCCGACCGGTCGGCCGGCTCCGGGGTCCGGGACCGCTGGGCGGTCCGGGCCGGGAGGGCGCGGCGGTCCTGCCGCGGGACCCGGCCGGCCAGCCGGAGCGGGTCCTCGCCCTGCCGCAGCAGCCGGCGCACCTCGTGCGCGGTGCTGGACGAGATGCCGACGGCCTGCGAGATCTCCCGCAGGGTCGCCTCGGGCCGCTCGGTCAGCAGCGCGACCGCGGCCCGGCGCCCCTCGACCGGATCCACCGGACGGATCCGCCCGTCCTGGCCGACCCGGGCGCTCGACTGAGGATTTTCCTCGCTCGACCGGCGCCGGATCGCCCCCACGGTCTTCGGCGACAGCCCGGTGGTGCGGGCGATCGCCCGGTCCGACCAGCCCGGGTGGGAGGCGAGGATCCGGGTGGCCGCCGCCCGGCGGTCCCCCAGGGTCAGCGGGAGGCCGTGCGCCACGTTGGCCTCCACCGAGCGGATGAAGATCTCCTCCTCCGGCCCGTCCAGGTACCGCACCCTGATCTGGCGCTCGCCGCGCATGGCGGCGGCGCGCAACCGGTGCATGCCGTCGACCACCCGCCGGGTGGCCCGGTGCACCAGGATCGGGTCGAAGGCCGTCCCGCTCTGGGCAAGCGTCTCTACATGTCCGCTGTCCTCGCCCGCGAGCCGCGGCGAGTCGGCCGGCCTCAACTCGGCGATCGGCACGCTGTTGACCTCGGACGTGACAGCCCCCGTCACTGCCACCACCCCCTTCTCCGCTACAGCCTCATAAGACAGCACCCTTCGATCGCTTGCCAAGTTTGTCAATCTCTTTGGCAGATGCTTGTCAAATAACCCCAGGTGGGCTACGTTGCCGCTGCGGAGTGATCGGGGGGAAGCCGGCCCGTACCGCCGCCAGGATTCACTGCTGAACAACCCTAGGGAAAGCACGATGAACACACTCCGCCGCACGCTCGCGCTCACCGGACTGGCGGTGGTCCTCGCATTCGGCGCCGCCCAGAGCATCCATGCCCTGACGGCCCACTCGGGCTCCGCCACCACGGCCGGAAAGGACATCACGATCGTCGTACCGGACGGCAAGGAGGGCGACATCGAGTGGCCGTGAGCCGCTCCGACCAGCCCTGATTCCACTGCGCGCGGGCCCCGGTTGACAGAATTGCCGGGGCCCCGGTGCGGGCTTGACAAATGGCGGTGGCGCTGTGGCAGTGTCGTCGCCATGCTCCAGACGTCCCTCCAAACCCTGCCACAGCCCTACTTCGGCATCCGGCTACGGACGATCCGGCAGAACCGAGGCATCTCGCAGGCCCAGCTGACAGGGCCCGGCATGTCCGCCGCCTACCTCTCCCGTCTGGAGTCGGGCAGCCGCCCGCCGACCGACCGCGCGGTGGCCTACCTCTGCGACAAGCTGGACCTGCCGCTCTCGTCGTTCCAGGCCGAACCGACCGACCGCACCGCCGAGACGCTCGCCATGGTGGTCTCCGGGAGCGACGCCGAGGACGCCACCCGGATGCTGCTGGACACCGTGCAGCAGGGCGTCCCGACCCACCCCGCGCTGCGCTGGCAGTCCCTCTGGATGCTGGCCGAGAACCAGCGCAAGAGCGGCGCCCGCCAGGACCAGCAGCGCACCCTGCAGTCGCTCACCGAGCTGAGCGACCAGATCGAACACCCGCACCTACAGGTCAGAGCCAGGGTCCAGCTCGCCCGATGTCAGAGGACCACCGGCGACGTCCCCGCCGCCCACCGGATGGCCACCGAGGCCTACGCACTCGCCACCGAGCACCAGCTCTCCCGCAGCGACCTGACCCGCACCCTGCTCGTCCTGATCTCCGTCGAGGCCGAGACCGGCCGGCTGGTCGAGGCCCTCGACCACACCGACCAGGTGCTCCGGCTCGTCGACGAACTCCCGGTCACCCTGCGCGCCGAGACGTTCTGGACGGCCGGCAGCATCCGGATCCGCCAGGGCCGGCACGCCGAGGCCGCCGCCCTGCTGGAACAGGCCATGGACCTGCTGGGCGCCGGCAACGAGGAACTCGTGCTCTGGATGCGGCTGAGACTCGCCGCCGCCTCGCTCTACCTGCGGATGGACCCGCGCCGCACCGACCAGGCCGAACGCCGGCTCCGCGAGGCCGCCCCGGCCGTCGAGCTGCTGAACCTGCCGGTCCACCAGCAGGAGTTCCTCACCCTCCGGGCCCACCTGGCCTTCCACCAGGACGACCACCCGGCCGCCCTGGAGCTCTGCGAACGGCTCGGCGACCACCCCGAGCACCTCTCCTTTCGGGACCGCGTCCGGCACCTCATGCTGCGCAGCCAGCTGCGCATCCTGAACGGTGAGCGCGACGCCGCCATCCGGGAACTCGAACAACTCGCCCAACAGGCCCAGGAAGCGGCCAACATCGACCTCGCCTCCGAGGTCTGGCGCTCCCTCGCCGTCACGCTGGCCCAGGCCGAACGCCCCGCCTGAGCCGACCGGTCCGCCTTCCGGTCACCGTCGGTCACGATCCGACCCACCGGTGGAGTACGGACCCCGCTCGAACGTCGCGACGCGATGTGCCGGCGGCCGGAGAACCCGGCTCAGCACTCGCGCACCGCGCCCCCTCGGTGGCCCCGTGCCGACCCCGCCGGCCGCCACCCGCGCAGCACCCCGCCTCCTCCGCCGTCGCCGTTGCTCGCCGCCGGTCGTCTCGTGCTGCCCCCGTACCGCCCTCGCGCCTCCTCCGCCGTCGCCGTTGCTCGCCGCCGGTCGTCTCGTGCTGCCCCCGTACCGCCCTCGCGCCTCCTCCGCCGTCGCCGTTGCTCGCCGCCGGTCGTCTCGTGCTGCCCCCGTACCGCCCTCACGCTGCCCTCGCGTACTGCCCCGTCGCACGGCTTCGCGGTGCCCTTTCGTGCGCTCCCGCGCTCCCTGTGTCTCCCCCGCCGCGGCGCCACGCTCCGGCGCACGCCGGGGCGGGAGGACGGCCGGGTGCCTTTCCCCATCGCCACGGATTCCGTCCTGAATTTGGCGATGATCACACCTAATGCCCATATCCGGAAGATCTCCGGCCACTTAGCACCGTTCCGCGAACCCACGAAGACCGGCATAGCCGACATGTCCTGACGGGGGACATGAGAATTGCCCCGGAATCCCTTCCGAATCCTTGACAGCCGGCCCCGTCCACGCCGCGACAGCCCTGCGGGCCACCGGGGCGGATGCCCCGGTGGCCCGTCCGGTTCGGCGGGTCAGAGCACCGCCGCCGCGGGCCGTTCGGCGGAGCTCGCGGCCCCGGCGGGCTTCAGGACGACGGCCGTGACCACCAGGGCCAGCGCCAGCAGCCCGGCCGCGACCGCGAAGGCCAGGCGGAACCCGCCGGTCAGCGCCTCGGCCGCGGGGTCTCCGGCACCGCTCAGGGTTCCGGTCCGGGCGGCGGCGAGGGTGGTGAGGACGGCGACGCCGAGGGCCGCGCCGACCTGCTGGGTGGTGTTGAAGAGGCCGGAGGCGGTGCCCGCGTCCGCCGCGCCGGCGCCCGACATGCCCAGCGCGGTCAGGCCGGAGAGCACCAGCCCGCCACCGCCGATCAGCAGCATGGTCGGCAGCAGGTGGACGGCGTAGTCGGCGTCCGCCGGCAGCCGGACGAGCAGCCCGAGCGCGGCGACCAGCAGGGCCAGTCCGGCCATCAGGACATTGCGCTCGCCGAAGCGGGCGTTCAGCCGGGCGGAGAGGAAGAGCGACACGGCTCCGATGGACACCGCCGCCGGGAGCATGGCCAGACCGGTCGCGGCCGCGCCGTAGCCGAGCACGTTCTGCAGGTAGAGGGCGAGCAGGATCTGGAAGCCGAACATCCCGGAGATCGCGAGGACCTGCACCACGTTCGCCCCGGCGACGGTCCGGGAGCGGAGCATCCGCAGCGGCAGCAGCGGCTGGGCGGCACGAGCCTGGCGCAGCAGGAAGCCGGCCAGCAGCAGGGCGGCGAGCGCGCCCAGGCCGAGGGTGCGGGCGGAGGCCCAACCGTGTTCGCCGGTACCGACGATGGTGTAGATGCCGAGCATCAGGGCGGCGGTGATCAGCACGGCGCCGAGGGTGTCGGCGCCGGCCCGCAGGCCCGGGCCGCGGTCGGTGTCGAGCACCCGCACCGCGAGCAGTACGGCGGCGAGGCCGAGCGGCAGGTTGATCAGGAAGATCCAGTGCCAGTTCAGGGCCTGGGTGAGGACGCCGCCGAGGACCTGGCCGATCGAGGCGCCGGCCGCGCCGACGAAGCTGAAGGCGCCGATCGCCCGGCCGCGCTCGCCCGGCTCGGGGAAGAGCGTGACGATCATGCCGAGGCTGACCGCGGACGCCATCGCCCCGCCGACGCCCTGGAGGAAGCGGGCCGCGATCAGCATGCCCTGGCCGGTGGCCACCGCGCAGAGCACCGAGGCGGCGGTGAAGAGGGCGAGCCCGGCGACGAAGACCCGCTTGCGGCCGATCAGGTCGCCGAGCCGGCCGGCCAGCAGCAGCAGTCCGGCGAAGGCGATCAGGTAGGCGTTGACCGTCCAGGTCAGGTCGGCCGACGAGAAGCCGAGGTCCGCCTGGATGGCCGGCAGCGCCACCGTGACGATGGAGCCGTCCAGGATGATCATCAGCATCCCCGCGCAGAGCACCGCCAGGGCGAGCGCACGGGAACGGGCCGAGGCGGCCCGGGTCGGGGCGGGCGCATCCGGGGCGGATGCGCTCCGGGCCGGTGCGCCCGGGGTGGGCGTGCTGGGGGCGTGCGTGGTCATGGCGGGTCTCCCGGTTCGTCGAGTACCGGGTATGACGCTAGCAGATTGTTTTGTTCGGGACTATCTTTCTCTGGAAGGTCTCTTTCGAGATGCTCAGCTCCGGGAGCGACGGGCTCGCCGGACCGTCCGGTCGCTCTCCACCGGCTCCGCCAGGTGCCCGCCCACCAGCTGGGTCAGCGCCGAGACGAAGACCGTCCGCTCGGGCTCGGGCAGCGACTCCAGCACCTCGCGGTGCACCCGGTCGGCGATCGCGGTGCCCTCTTCGACGGCGCGCTCGCCCGCCTCGGTGACCGAGATGATCCGCGCCCGGCGGTCGGTGGCGGACGGGCGGCGCTCCGCCAGGCCCGCCTTCTCCAGCTCGTCCACGGTGACGACCATGGTGGTCTTGTCCAGGTCCGACAGCTCGGCCAGCTGGATCTGGGTGCGCTCGGTCTCCAGCGCGTGGAACAGCACGCAGTAGGCGCGCGGGGTGATCCCGAGCTCGGTGAAGGCGGCCGCCATCCGGGTCGCCAGGACATGGCTGGCGTGGTCCAGCAGGCCGGAGAGGTCTCGGATCCGGCGCACCGGCGGGCTCGTCGTCATACGTCCGAGCGTAGCAAGGCCGTCTGCCGGCAGATGATCCCGTGAACAACGATCCCGCGGGGCGGCGGCCCGCGGTACCGGCGGGCGGGCGGGGCAGGGCGGCGGGCGCGGCCCGGCCTACGGAATGCCGAGCTCGAACAGCGCGTACCCGGCGTACCAGCCCGCCGCGAGCGTCGGCATCGCGCACAGGCCCAGCAGGGTGGGCACCTTCACCCGGCGCAGCGCGACCGCCAGCCCGATGAAGAGCGGGAAGGCGGGCAGCAGGTAGCGCGAGATGTTGCCGAAGATCTGGTTGCTGCTCAGCGCGGTGAAGACGGTCAGCAGCGTGTAGACCACCAGGACCAGCGGCGGCCGGATGCGCAGCAGCAGCACCAGCAGCGCGGGCAGGAGCATCAGCAGGGCCACCGCGATCAGGTCGGGCGCGGGGTTGGACTGCCAGAAGTCCCAGTGCCCGGTGATCACGTCCAGGAAGGTGCGCGAGGTGGAGGCGCCCCAGTCGAAGTAGCGGTTCCAGGCACCCCGCTGCAGCTTGAAGTAGCCGCCCCAGTCGCCCATCCGGTAGCCGACCCAGCCGACGTACCAGACCAGGCCCCACGGCGTGATCAGCATCGCGGTCAGCGGCCGCGCGACGCCGTCGGTGCGCCGGACCAGTGCCACCAGCGCGGAGATCGAGACGGCCGCGATCAGCGCGGCGGCGGTGGGCCGGTTGAGGCCGGCCGCGAAGGCGAGCAGGCCGGCGGCGAGCCAGCGGTGGGTCATCACGCAGTAGCAGGCCCAGGCGGAGATGGCGACGAACAACGAGTCCGAGTAGACCGCCCACTCGACGCCCGACCCCGGGAAGAGGCCCCAGATCACCGCCGCGATCACCCCGGCCCGGAACCCCCCGAGCCGCTCGGCGACGGCGAAGACGCCGGCCGCCGCGACGAACGAGGCCACCACCGAGACCGCGATGCCCGACCCGTAGGGGCCGAGCCCGGTGACGGCGCCGACCAGGCGCATCAGCCACGGGTAGAGCGGGAAGAACGCGGCCGAGTTCTCGTAGTAGGTGGCGAGCGGGAAGCCGTGCAGCGGGACCAGCTGCGGGTGGTAGCCGTTCTCGGCGATCCGCTGGTACCAGACGCCGTCCCAGGTACCGAGCACGTCCCAGGGCTGGGCACCCCCGCCGCGGCCCGGCTCCTTCCGGAGGAAGTCACCGGTGTGCGAGAGCAGCAGCAGGAGCACGGCCAGGCCGGTGGCCTTCACCACCGCGTACGCGCCGAGCGCGGGCGCGAACCGGTCCACGACGGCGCCGAGGCGGCCCTGCCGCCCGGCCTCGGCCGAGGGGGCGCCGGTGCCGGACGGCTCGGCGCTCGCCGGCTCCGCGCTCGATGTACTCGATGCCGTGCTCATCAGCTCTGGACTCCCGCCCCCGCTCGTGGTCGGCGCGGCCACGATCGCGCCGCCGAGCGAGCCTACGGCACGGGATCGGGCCTCTCCGGCCGACCTTCCGGTGCCGCCCCGGACCCGGCGCGGACCCGCCCCGGAGCCACCCCGGACCGGGCGCGGCGCCGGGCAGCGGGCCGCCGCCGCCCGGGTGGGGGCGGCGGCGGGGTGGGCGGGGCGGGTCAGCCGTGCAGGTAGACGATGCCGAGCTTGGTGAGCCGCCAGAGCTGGTTGGCGGCGCCGGTGTCGGTGGCGAGCTCGACCAGGGTGTTGCCCTTGGCGTCGCGGCTGCCGCCGGCGGTGGCGACCTTGGTGCGGTCCTGGGAGTCGGCCAGCTTGTAGAGGCCGTCGCCGGCCGGCTCGAAGACCCAGTGCTGGTTGCCGCCGCCGTTGCAGCCCCACTGCTGGAGCCGGGTACCGGGGGCGGTGGAGCCGGCGTCGGCGTCCAGGCACATGTTCCGGTTGCCGCTGAAGTCGAGCTCGTAGCCGCCGCCCTGCTTGGCCTCCAGGACGAAGGACTGGTTCAGCCCGCCGGTGGGGGTGTAGGTGAGGGCGCCGCGGCCGTTGGTGGAGTCACCGTAGGTGCCGCCGCCGGAGAAGTCGAGCGCCTTGCCGTCGGCGGCGGAGGTGAGCTGGTACCAGGCGCCGTCCTCCGGCCCGTCGCCGAACGGCTTCCCCGGGGTGAGCGGCTGGATGGAGGTGGTGTTCCGCTGGTCGAGGGTGCAGTAGGCCTGCTGCTGGTCCGGCCTGGCGTAGAACTGGCCGAGGCAGACGCCCTCACCGCGGTAGCCGGCCACCCGCAGGTGGTAGGACTGGCGGACCATGTTCATGCAGAGGCCGGGGATGCCGATCTGCTGGTCGCAGCCGTTGCGGATCCACTCGGCGAGGTTGATCACATCGCCGTTGGTGTACTCGTACGGCGAGCTGGTCCACTCGGCGCAGACCTCGTGGCCGAAGGCGACCCGGCGCTGGTCCAGGTACCGGACGCCGGGCACCTGTTCGGCCGCGGCGCGCAGGGTGTCGCTGAAGAGCGGCACCACCCAGTTGTGGCCCCACGCGAGGTCCTCGGGGAACGCCGGACAGCCGTCGGCGACCTTGCCGACGTAGTCGTTGCGGCGGATGTCCGGGGTGATCGGGTTGAAGTAGGACTGGTAGACCAGCTGGTAGGCGTTGTCGGCGTAGCCGGCCCGGCGCATGGTCTGCCGGATGTCGCGCAGCGCCGCGACCACCTTGGGCTGGACCGCCCTGGCCCGCTCGGCGATCTCCGCGCTGCCGATGGTGTCGCGGCAGCCCTGGTCCTTGGGGACGGGGAAGTACTGCGCGAGGCAGTGCATCATGATCCCGCTGAAGTCGAAGTCGTCGTTGGCGCCGATCGTGACGACGACCATCTTGACGTCGTACCGGCCTGCCACGTCGGCGAGTTGGACGTCCTGCTTGGGCTCGCCGAAGTCCCCGCTGCCGGAGCCGGTGATGGCGGCCAGTTCGGGGTCGCTGACCAGGTCGCCGGTCTGGGCGCCGGAGCAGGCCAGGTCGATCGGGGTGACGTCGGGGATGCCGGTGACGAAGATCTCCGACTTGGGGTGCCGGTGGCAGTAGTTGGTGGGCGAGTCGGTCTCGGGGAAGTAGCCGTCCCCGGTGTCGGTGCCGGCGCCCTCCCCGGAGATGGCGCTGTCGCCGAGGGCGACGACCGCGGCCGGGCGGCCGGTGGCGGAGGCCGCGGAGGAGGCGCCGGAGTCGGCGAGGGCGGTGGGGGCGCCGACCAGACCGAGGGCGGCGACGAGGGCGCCCGTCGCGAGCAGTGCGCCGTAGGGGGAGCGGCCCGCGACCGACCGGGATCCGCGCGCGCCTGACAGGGGTGACCTGATCACTCGTGACTCCTTGCGGGGTGGGGGACCGCCCGACCGGGGACGCCGGACGGCTCGGAGCAAAGAAAGGTGAGCAGGTCTCATATTCTAGGTACTGACAAGTAACGCAACAAGGCTCCGGACAGCACCGGCCGGGACGCCCCCGGCCGGGCCCGCGTCCGCCGGCGGCGCCGGAGAACGCGGAGAGCCGCCGCCCCGCGCCCCAGGAGGGAAGCGCGGAACGGCGGCTCGCGCCGGCCGAACCGGGCGTCGGTCAGCCCGCGTTGACGCAGTGGTTGCCGAACGCCGGGTTCAGCAGACCGATGATGTCGATGGTGTTGCCGCAGAGGTTGACCGGGACGTGGACCGGCACCTGGACCTGGTTGCCGGAGATGACGCCGGGGGAACCCGCGGCGACACCCTCGGCGCCGGAGCTGGCCATCGCGGTGCCGGCACCGGCCGCCACGATGCCTACCACGGCGGCACCGACGGCGGCCGTCTTCTTGATGCTCATAGGAGCCTCCTGACTGATCGACAGAACTGCACGGGGAGTGCGACATCTAGAACGACACCCGTCCGGCCCGGTTGCTGCACCGCCCCCTTTGTCACCCGGCTGGCCCAACGGGCCCGGGCCTCCCGGCATTCGGGTGATCACCGGACCCGACCGTTTCCCTCCGGCCACTGCCTCGTTCTCCCTCTCGGAACCCGTTCCGCACAGGCCCACGAGACGAATCGAGTACCGCACATGCGCAAGCTCGCCCACGGCGCCCTCGGCACGGCGGCCACCGCCGCCCTGCTGGCCGCCGGCGCCGGCGTCGCCGTCGCCCACCACGCCCACGGCGCGTCCGCCGAGGGCGTCGCGGCCGGCTCGCCCGGGGTGGCCTCGGGCAACCAGTTCGAGATCCCGGTGCACGTCCCGGTGAACCTGTGCGGCAACTCCGTCGACGTCGCCGGCCTGCTCAACCCGGCCTTCGGCAACCACTGCGCGAACGCCTGAGCCGG of the Kitasatospora sp. NBC_01246 genome contains:
- a CDS encoding RICIN domain-containing protein, which gives rise to MIRSPLSGARGSRSVAGRSPYGALLATGALVAALGLVGAPTALADSGASSAASATGRPAAVVALGDSAISGEGAGTDTGDGYFPETDSPTNYCHRHPKSEIFVTGIPDVTPIDLACSGAQTGDLVSDPELAAITGSGSGDFGEPKQDVQLADVAGRYDVKMVVVTIGANDDFDFSGIMMHCLAQYFPVPKDQGCRDTIGSAEIAERARAVQPKVVAALRDIRQTMRRAGYADNAYQLVYQSYFNPITPDIRRNDYVGKVADGCPAFPEDLAWGHNWVVPLFSDTLRAAAEQVPGVRYLDQRRVAFGHEVCAEWTSSPYEYTNGDVINLAEWIRNGCDQQIGIPGLCMNMVRQSYHLRVAGYRGEGVCLGQFYARPDQQQAYCTLDQRNTTSIQPLTPGKPFGDGPEDGAWYQLTSAADGKALDFSGGGTYGDSTNGRGALTYTPTGGLNQSFVLEAKQGGGYELDFSGNRNMCLDADAGSTAPGTRLQQWGCNGGGNQHWVFEPAGDGLYKLADSQDRTKVATAGGSRDAKGNTLVELATDTGAANQLWRLTKLGIVYLHG
- a CDS encoding NAD(P)/FAD-dependent oxidoreductase, with amino-acid sequence MAPATESTVDIAIVGAGPAGLYGAYYAGFRGLTSAVIDALEQPGGQVAALYPEKRLYDVAGHVAVKGRELVDNLLEQAATFDPRYLLGQTATTLTPNGAGWEITTDAGSRVLAGAVVISAGIGRVVPRTLPCSLPFEGRGVAYHVPRLEEHRDRDVVIVGGGDSAVDWALALAPIARSVTVVHRRGSFRAHEHSVKQLYAAPVRVVTDAQVTACHGADRLEGVTVRGAEGELELPAQALVAALGFSSQLGPIADWGLKLENRQILVDPAMRTSLPQVYAVGDGCTYEGRVPLISVGFGEAATAVNHAAVALRPGAQLAPEHSSDFPQSGPA
- a CDS encoding ParB/RepB/Spo0J family partition protein — encoded protein: MTGAVTSEVNSVPIAELRPADSPRLAGEDSGHVETLAQSGTAFDPILVHRATRRVVDGMHRLRAAAMRGERQIRVRYLDGPEEEIFIRSVEANVAHGLPLTLGDRRAAATRILASHPGWSDRAIARTTGLSPKTVGAIRRRSSEENPQSSARVGQDGRIRPVDPVEGRRAAVALLTERPEATLREISQAVGISSSTAHEVRRLLRQGEDPLRLAGRVPRQDRRALPARTAQRSRTPEPADRSGILERLAKDPSLRFTESGRLLLRWLGTHDFDARTGQELIAAVPPHCAAAVADLASSFAREWSRFAEELAQRADVPDDGRPKAS
- a CDS encoding MarR family winged helix-turn-helix transcriptional regulator; translation: MTTSPPVRRIRDLSGLLDHASHVLATRMAAAFTELGITPRAYCVLFHALETERTQIQLAELSDLDKTTMVVTVDELEKAGLAERRPSATDRRARIISVTEAGERAVEEGTAIADRVHREVLESLPEPERTVFVSALTQLVGGHLAEPVESDRTVRRARRSRS
- a CDS encoding chaplin produces the protein MRKLAHGALGTAATAALLAAGAGVAVAHHAHGASAEGVAAGSPGVASGNQFEIPVHVPVNLCGNSVDVAGLLNPAFGNHCANA
- a CDS encoding chaplin, producing MSIKKTAAVGAAVVGIVAAGAGTAMASSGAEGVAAGSPGVISGNQVQVPVHVPVNLCGNTIDIIGLLNPAFGNHCVNAG
- a CDS encoding DHA2 family efflux MFS transporter permease subunit, which translates into the protein MTTHAPSTPTPGAPARSASAPDAPAPTRAASARSRALALAVLCAGMLMIILDGSIVTVALPAIQADLGFSSADLTWTVNAYLIAFAGLLLLAGRLGDLIGRKRVFVAGLALFTAASVLCAVATGQGMLIAARFLQGVGGAMASAVSLGMIVTLFPEPGERGRAIGAFSFVGAAGASIGQVLGGVLTQALNWHWIFLINLPLGLAAVLLAVRVLDTDRGPGLRAGADTLGAVLITAALMLGIYTIVGTGEHGWASARTLGLGALAALLLAGFLLRQARAAQPLLPLRMLRSRTVAGANVVQVLAISGMFGFQILLALYLQNVLGYGAAATGLAMLPAAVSIGAVSLFLSARLNARFGERNVLMAGLALLVAALGLLVRLPADADYAVHLLPTMLLIGGGGLVLSGLTALGMSGAGAADAGTASGLFNTTQQVGAALGVAVLTTLAAARTGTLSGAGDPAAEALTGGFRLAFAVAAGLLALALVVTAVVLKPAGAASSAERPAAAVL
- a CDS encoding helix-turn-helix domain-containing protein, encoding MLQTSLQTLPQPYFGIRLRTIRQNRGISQAQLTGPGMSAAYLSRLESGSRPPTDRAVAYLCDKLDLPLSSFQAEPTDRTAETLAMVVSGSDAEDATRMLLDTVQQGVPTHPALRWQSLWMLAENQRKSGARQDQQRTLQSLTELSDQIEHPHLQVRARVQLARCQRTTGDVPAAHRMATEAYALATEHQLSRSDLTRTLLVLISVEAETGRLVEALDHTDQVLRLVDELPVTLRAETFWTAGSIRIRQGRHAEAAALLEQAMDLLGAGNEELVLWMRLRLAAASLYLRMDPRRTDQAERRLREAAPAVELLNLPVHQQEFLTLRAHLAFHQDDHPAALELCERLGDHPEHLSFRDRVRHLMLRSQLRILNGERDAAIRELEQLAQQAQEAANIDLASEVWRSLAVTLAQAERPA